A region of Vigna radiata var. radiata cultivar VC1973A chromosome 6, Vradiata_ver6, whole genome shotgun sequence DNA encodes the following proteins:
- the LOC106763410 gene encoding uncharacterized protein LOC106763410: MPKSLGEYKWEVGTYFTNKKEFTDAIRTYVLSNGRNLKLIKNDKKRVTVKCLGANGKCNWYAYCAYMCLDKSWQLRKVIDDHTCSRDFNVKLITTKWLSEKMEKTIRENPNMKVMDIREKLSRKWNVSISKNMAFRARTMAKYSVEGSFKEQFRRLHDYGHEVLQRNPAHHKDSWTWFLELLIEDLGGVDVASSCTFISDQQKGLLHALQDLLHNVEQRYCVRHLYSNFRKQYPGKDLKQLMWSATTATYPQVLNRFQKKSWLTRYWLPRWSSDQLFEVIHISQFGEQFVVNLDNKDCSCRGWLISGIPCTHAITAMKFLNLNAEEHIAHWFTKSAYEETYNSIIYPINGQHVWEITPYPDILPPKKREMPGRPKKKRRLQPWELKKNDSELRKSGRKKTCDVCKELGHDKKTCPQRHMPSSHVLVDQPTQESTVTHVPADQPT, from the exons ATGCCAAAAAGTTTGGGGGAATATAAATGGGAAGTTGGAACTTATTTCACTAACAAAAAGGAATTCACTGATGCAATTAGGACATATGTTCTGAGTAATGGCAGAAATCTAAAATTGATTAAGAATGACAAGAAGAGGGTAACTGTAAAATGTTTGGGGGCCAATGGTAAATGTAATTGGTATGCTTATTGTGCGTATATGTGTCTTGACAAGTCCTGGCAGTTAAGAAAAGTTATTGATGATCACACGTGTAGTAGAGATTTCAATGTGAAGTTGATAACTACCAAATGGTTGAgtgaaaagatggaaaaaacTATCAGAGAGAACCCTAATATGAAAGTGATGGACATTAGGGAGAAACTGAGTAGGAAATGGAATGTATCAATCTCAAAAAACATGGCCTTTAGGGCAAGAACCATGGCAAAATATAGTGTTGAGGGGTCATTTAAAGAACAATTCAGAAGGCTCCATGATTATGGTCATGAGGTGCTGCAAAGGAATCCAG cccatcataAGGACTCTTGGACTTGGTTCTTGGAACTTCTCATTGAGGACCTTGGAGGGGTCGATGTAGCTTCGTCATGCACATTCATTTCTGACCAGCAAAAG GGTCTTTTGCATGCTCTTCAAGATCTTCTACATAATGTAGAACAAAGATATTGTGTTAGACATTTGTATTCTAACTTCAGAAAGCAATATCCTGGGAAGGACCTTAAACAGCTCATGTGGAGTGCTACAACAGCCACATATCCTCAA GTACTCAACAGATTTCAAAAGAAGTCATGGCTAACAAGATATTGGTTACCAAG GTGGTCATCAGACCAATTATTTGAAGTGATTCACATTTCACAATTTGGGGAGCAATTTGTTGTCAACCTTGACAACAAAGACTGCAGTTGTAGAGGATGGTTAATCAGTGGCATTCCTTGCACTCATGCCATCACTGCAATGAAGTTCTTGAACTTAAATGCAGAAGAACATATTGCCCATTGGTTTACCAAGTCTGCTTATGAAGAGACTTATAACAGCATCATATATCCTATCAACGGGCAACATGTGTGGGAGATTACACCTTATCCTGATATACTACCTCCAAAGAAAAGGGAGATGCCAGGACGtcccaagaaaaaaagaagactaCAACCttgggagttgaagaagaatgacTCCGAATTAAGAAAGAGTGGGAGAAAAAAGACTTGTGATGTCTGCAAAGAATTGGGACACGACAAAAAGACTTGTCCACAACGACATATGCCTTCATCACATGTCCTTGTTGACCAACCAACTCAGGAATCTACTGTCACACATGTCCCTGCTGACCAACCAACTTAG
- the LOC106763894 gene encoding protein NRT1/ PTR FAMILY 8.1, producing the protein MAEEDIYTKDGTVDYRGNPANRKETGTWKACPFILGNECSERLAYYGMGTNLVTYFTSQLNQHSATASKNVANWGGTCYITPLIGAFVADAYLGRYLTILYFSVVYVIGMTLLTLSASVSGMKPTCDAQGNCHATEGNSAICFVALYLIALGTGGIKPCVSSFGADQFDDADEAEKEHKSSFFNWFYLSINVGALVAASLLVWVQTNVSWGWGFGIPAVAMGIAVVSFFSGTKLYRNQKPGGSPLTRICQVIVASIRKYDVKVPNDKSELYEIEEDSESAIQGSRKLEHSNGLRFFDKAAVVGGLDSVKDPVNPWRLCTVTQVEELKAIVRLLPVWATGIIFSTVYSQMSSYFIVQGGTMDNRVGNNQKIRIAPATLSVFDTISVIFWVPVYDRIIVPIARRFSGRRNGLTQLQRMGTGLFISIFSMVYAVILENVRLKMVRRHNYYELDQVPMSIFWQIPPYFIIGCAEVFTFIGQLEFFYEQAPDAMRSTCSALQLLTVAFGQYLSSLLITIVTKVTTMNGGPGWLPDKPNYGHLDYFFLLLAVLSVLNFIVFLLVSNLYTYKKSVGTLR; encoded by the exons ATGGCTGAGGAAGATATTTACACAAAAGATGGAACGGTAGATTACCGTGGAAATCCTGCTAATAGAAAGGAAACTGGAACCTGGAAAGCGTGCCCTTTTATTTTAG GAAATGAATGCAGTGAGAGATTGGCATACTATGGGATGGGCACAAATCTTGTGACTTATTTCACGAGTCAACTAAATCAGCATAGTGCTACTGCTTCCAAGAACGTTGCAAATTGGGGTGGAACTTGCTACATCACTCCATTGATTGGAGCCTTTGTGGCTGATGCCTATCTTGGAAGATATCTGaccattctttatttttcagtaGTTTATGTTATT GGAATGACACTCTTGACATTGTCTGCATCAGTTTCTGGGATGAAACCAACCTGCGATGCACAAGGCAATTGTCACGCTACTGAGGGAAATAGTGCAATTTGTTTTGTGGCTCTTTACCTTATAGCTCTTGGAACTGGTGGGATAAAGCCTTGTGTTTCATCATTTGGTGCAGACCAATTTGATGATGCAGATGAAGCTGAGAAGGAGCACAAGAGTTCTTTTTTCAACTGGTTCTATTTGTCAATAAACGTTGGTGCCCTTGTTGCTGCTTCTCTGTTGGTGTGGGTACAGACTAATGTAAGTTGGGGATGGGGATTTGGCATTCCAGCAGTGGCCATGGGAATTGCTGTGGTGAGTTTCTTCTCAGGTACAAAGTTGTATCGGAATCAGAAGCCAGGAGGTAGCCCCCTCACTCGCATATGTCAGGTTATAGTTGCATCCATAAGAAAGTATGATGTTAAAGTACCTAATGATAAGTCTGAGTTATATGAGATAGAGGAAGACTCAGAGTCAGCCATTCAAGGAAGCCGCAAGCTTGAGCACTCAAATGGATTAAG ATTCTTTGACAAAGCAGCAGTGGTAGGAGGTTTAGATAGTGTGAAGGACCCAGTAAATCCATGGAGACTTTGCACTGTGACTCAAGTGGAAGAGCTAAAAGCTATTGTAAGATTGCTTCCTGTATGGGCCACTGGCATCATATTTTCAACTGTTTATAGTCAAATGAGCAGCTACTTTATAGTGCAAGGGGGCACCATGGATAACCGTGTGGGCAACAACCAAAAGATACGAATCGCACCAGCTACTCTTTCTGTCTTTGATACCATCAGTGTCATATTTTGGGTCCCAGTGTATGACAGGATCATTGTGCCAATAGCAAGAAGGTTCAGTGGCCGCAGAAATGGCCTAACTCAGCTGCAGAGAATGGGCACTGGCCTTTTCATATCCATATTTTCTATGGTATATGCAGTGATTTTGGAGAATGTGAGACTTAAAATGGTGAGAAGGCACAATTATTATGAACTGGACCAGGTTCCCATGTCAATATTTTGGCAAATTCCACCATATTTCATCATTGGTTGTGCTGAAGTGTTCACCTTCATTGGCCAGTTAGAATTCTTCTATGAACAAGCCCCTGATGCCATGAGAAGCACATGTTCTGCTCTCCAACTCCTCACTGTTGCATTTGGACAGTACTTGAGCTCTTTGCTTATAACAATTGTCACAAAGGTTACAACTATGAATGGTGGTCCTGGATGGTTACCTGACAAACCAAACTACGGTCACCTTGATTATTTCTTCTTGCTACTCGCGGTCTTAAGTGTGCTCAATTTTATTGTCTTCCTTCTGGTGTCAAATTtgtatacatataaaaaatctGTTGGAACTCTTCGCTGA
- the LOC106764294 gene encoding uncharacterized protein LOC106764294: MPRKRFQEPQPKTGVQHAQDFLRKIGLGKENYYFWKQIGKALVCTYAVMGAVWWYNETSPLGWWTLKPKPKEEKELAHLYERRMFPYPGDEEAMQEFIAKGGMIGTSIGPKGAAEDDMDESDYKKEMKDKKFEQEAQKLWIRMRNEVIAEFKEKGFDVE; encoded by the exons ATGCCTCGGAAGCGGTTTCAGGAGCCACAACCCAAAACAG GTGTACAACATGCCCAGGATTTCCTGAGGAAAATTGGGTTGGGGAAGGAGAACTACTACTTCTGGAAGCAGATTGGAAAGGCTTTGGTATGCACGTACGCAGTGATGGGGGCAGTGTGGTGGTACAACGAGACATCGCCACTGGGTTGGTGGACACTGAAGCCAAAGCCAAAGGAAGAGAAGGAGCTTGCTCATTTGTACGAGCGGAGGATGTTTCCTTACCCGGGTGATGAAGAGGCAATGCAGGAGTTCATTGCCAAGGGTGGAATGATTGGGACAAGCATTGGTCCCAAAGGAGCTGCTGAGGATGATATGGATGAGAGTGACTACAAGAAGGAGATGAAGGACAAGAAGTTTGAACAGGAGGCTCAGAAACTTTGGATCAGGATGAGGAATGAGGTCATTGCTGAGTTCAAGGAGAAGGGCTTTGATGTGGAATGA